One Entelurus aequoreus isolate RoL-2023_Sb linkage group LG09, RoL_Eaeq_v1.1, whole genome shotgun sequence genomic window carries:
- the LOC133656966 gene encoding calcineurin subunit B type 1-like, with product MGNEASFPLEMCSHFDPDEIKRLGKRFKKLDLDNSGSLSVEEFMSLPELQQNPLVQRVIDIFDTDGNGEVDFKEFIEGVSQFSVKGDKESKLRFAFRIYDMDKDGYISNGELFQVLKMMVGSNLKDTQLQQIVDKTIINADRDGDGRISFEEFCAVVGGLDIHKKMVVDV from the exons TCGATCCTGACGAGATCAAGCGGCTCGGGAAGCGCTTCAAGAAACTCGACCTGGATAACTCGGGCTCGCTCAGCGTGGAGGAGTTCATGTCGCTGCCCGAGCTGCAGCAGAACCCGCTGGTGCAGAGGGTCATCGACATCTTCGACACGGACGGCAACGGCGAAGTGGACTTTAAAG AGTTCATCGAGGGTGTGTCACAGTTCAGTGTCAAAGGCGACAAGGAATCAAAGCTTCGAT TCGCCTTCCGGATCTACGACATGGACAAGGACGGCTACATCTCCAACGGCGAGCTGTTCCAGGTGCTGAAGATGATGGTGGGCAGCAACCTGAAGGACACGCAGCTCCAGCAGATCGTGGACAAGACCATCATCAACGCCGACCGGGACGGCGACGGCAGGATATCCTTCGAAGAATTCTGCGCc GTGGTCGGCGGTCTGGACATCCACAAAAAGATGGTGGTGGACGTGTGA